A section of the Salifodinibacter halophilus genome encodes:
- a CDS encoding carbohydrate ABC transporter permease — PLSRPAILTAGLITFIGPWNEFLWPFLVTKQQELQPLAVALANYISTVAASTANPFGAILAGAVVLAIPAVALFVIFQRYFVQS; from the coding sequence CCCTCTCTCCAGACCCGCGATCCTGACCGCCGGGCTTATCACGTTTATCGGGCCGTGGAACGAGTTCCTCTGGCCCTTCCTGGTGACCAAGCAACAGGAACTGCAGCCGCTGGCCGTTGCGCTGGCCAACTACATCTCGACCGTCGCCGCCAGCACCGCCAACCCCTTCGGTGCCATCCTGGCCGGTGCCGTCGTCTTGGCCATACCGGCCGTGGCGCTCTTTGTGATCTTCCAGCGCTACTTCGTGCAGAGCG